A single Thermoleophilia bacterium DNA region contains:
- a CDS encoding cbb3-type cytochrome c oxidase subunit I: protein MSELVAEPPAGQVLHPLGEELSPETEGHQRTVGWLFGGTGLALFTLMAVIGVVMRFAQADSVGISPEWFYRLMTLHAAGMLAGALLSMMGGLWFVVRSVVPALDFKRALVSWGTIVGGVVLVLIAVLIGGFAAGWTFLFPLPFDSSGQWSTWAAVTFIVGMGLVGVGFTIYCIDVLKSTTQTYGGLSGSLGLKWLRGKESTGPPPQVVAATAVSIQGIICGAVGMTIVLALLDHTIDGQVTLDALWAKNLTYFFGHTIANLIIYLAAGMIYVLVPLYAGRQWKLSKPLVIGWMATIVFVMTAYSHHLYMDFVQPGAPQMISLVASSAAAIPVAVVTIYTGMMLVWGSRYRWTLTSVLLYLGFAGWAIGGSGAVIDSLVPINFRFHNTLWVPAHFHNYLMMGVGLWMMALVSYLLERSAGRTASRRATIWAPVLMVLGGYGFIFSWYVSGALGIPRRWAVHPAGTEEYSLVASVFAVVFLVGFFIMLAEFVSLGRDARRRRKDALPPSAAPVIAGGSAEADLALGRGAEPLIKTSFGLATVVGMAVVASFVFLPPISDASTVTVGYHHLAHAVQFFVGAMFGAAIGSAPMVLRRIAPRFTNLGILVVILMPAAMLLVMIPAIYSDIETNDLLHASYHGVVLMLGLVMGLAATALGRVAGWTVLASSVGMALMFSAGVTGG, encoded by the coding sequence GGCCGGGCAGGTCCTCCACCCCCTGGGCGAAGAGTTGAGTCCCGAGACCGAGGGCCACCAGCGTACCGTGGGCTGGCTCTTCGGCGGAACCGGTCTGGCCCTGTTCACCCTGATGGCCGTGATCGGGGTGGTGATGCGTTTCGCCCAGGCGGATTCCGTCGGGATCTCGCCCGAGTGGTTCTACCGCCTCATGACATTGCACGCGGCGGGGATGCTCGCCGGTGCCCTGCTTTCCATGATGGGCGGGCTCTGGTTCGTGGTCAGGTCGGTCGTTCCCGCGCTCGACTTCAAGCGGGCTCTGGTGAGCTGGGGAACGATCGTGGGTGGCGTCGTGCTGGTACTCATCGCGGTCCTGATCGGGGGGTTCGCGGCCGGATGGACCTTCCTTTTCCCGCTTCCGTTCGACTCATCCGGGCAGTGGTCGACCTGGGCGGCGGTCACCTTCATCGTCGGCATGGGACTGGTCGGCGTCGGGTTCACGATCTACTGCATCGATGTGCTGAAGTCGACGACCCAGACCTACGGAGGTCTGAGCGGATCACTCGGCCTGAAGTGGCTGCGCGGCAAGGAATCGACGGGTCCGCCGCCGCAGGTGGTCGCCGCGACCGCCGTGAGCATCCAGGGGATCATCTGTGGTGCGGTCGGCATGACCATCGTGCTTGCCCTGCTCGATCACACGATCGACGGCCAGGTTACGCTGGATGCCCTCTGGGCCAAGAACCTGACCTACTTCTTCGGCCATACCATCGCCAACCTGATCATCTATCTCGCGGCGGGCATGATCTACGTGCTTGTACCGCTCTACGCCGGCCGTCAGTGGAAGCTCTCGAAGCCCCTGGTGATCGGCTGGATGGCGACGATCGTTTTTGTGATGACCGCGTATTCGCATCACCTGTACATGGATTTCGTCCAGCCCGGCGCGCCGCAGATGATCTCGCTGGTCGCTTCATCGGCCGCAGCCATTCCGGTCGCGGTGGTGACGATCTACACGGGCATGATGCTGGTCTGGGGTTCCCGGTACCGGTGGACCCTGACTTCGGTCCTGCTCTATCTCGGATTTGCCGGCTGGGCAATCGGTGGTTCGGGCGCGGTGATCGATTCGCTGGTCCCGATCAATTTCCGCTTTCACAACACGCTCTGGGTTCCAGCGCACTTCCACAATTACCTCATGATGGGCGTCGGTCTCTGGATGATGGCGCTGGTCTCCTACCTGCTGGAGCGTTCCGCCGGACGAACGGCGAGCCGGAGGGCGACGATCTGGGCTCCGGTGCTGATGGTGCTCGGCGGGTACGGCTTCATCTTCAGCTGGTACGTGTCCGGAGCCCTGGGAATCCCCCGGCGCTGGGCCGTTCATCCGGCCGGTACCGAGGAATACAGTCTGGTGGCTTCGGTCTTCGCCGTGGTGTTCCTGGTTGGGTTTTTCATCATGCTGGCCGAGTTCGTATCGCTCGGGCGGGATGCCCGGCGTCGGCGTAAAGACGCCCTACCGCCGTCGGCGGCACCGGTGATCGCGGGTGGCTCCGCCGAGGCCGACCTGGCGCTCGGCCGGGGCGCCGAACCGCTGATCAAGACCAGTTTCGGCCTGGCTACGGTGGTCGGGATGGCTGTGGTGGCATCGTTCGTATTCCTCCCTCCGATCTCCGACGCCTCGACGGTCACGGTCGGTTATCACCATCTGGCCCATGCAGTGCAGTTTTTCGTCGGAGCGATGTTCGGAGCGGCCATCGGCTCCGCCCCGATGGTCCTCAGGCGCATCGCGCCGCGCTTCACCAATCTCGGCATCCTCGTCGTCATCCTGATGCCGGCCGCGATGCTGCTCGTCATGATCCCTGCGATCTACTCGGATATCGAAACGAACGATTTACTGCATGCCTCCTATCACGGGGTCGTCCTGATGCTCGGCTTGGTGATGGGGCTGGCTGCGACGGCACTCGGCCGGGTGGCTGGCTGGACCGTTCTGGCTTCTTCGGTCGGGATGGCACTCATGTTTTCGGCGGGAGTAACGGGAGGATGA